Genomic DNA from Streptococcus uberis:
AACATTGCATTAGTACACTATACAGATGGTGTGAAAGCTTATATCATTGCACCTAAAGGTCTTGAAGTTGGTCAACGTATCATTTCAGGTCCTGAAGCAGATATCAAAATCGGTAACGCTTTACCACTTGCTAACATTCCAGTTGGTACAGTAATTCACAACATTGAAATGAAACCTGGTAAAGGTGGAGAGCTTGTTCGTGCTGCTGGAGCATCTGCTCAAGTATTAGGTCAAGAAGGTAAATACGTTCTTGTTCGCCTTCAATCTGGTGAAGTTCGTATGATTTTAGGAACTTGCCGTGCTACAATTGGTTCTGTTGGTAATGAGCAACAATCTCTTGTAAACATTGGTAAAGCTGGACGTAACCGTTGGAAAGGTGTTCGCCCAACAGTTCGTGGTTCTGTAATGAACCCTAATGATCACCCACACGGTGGTGGTGAAGGTAAAGCACCGGTTGGTCGTAAAGCACCATCAACTCCATGGGGTAAACCAGCTCTTGGTCTTAAAACACGTAATAAGAAAGCTAAATCTGACAAACTTATTATTCGTCGTCGTAACGAAAAATAATTGTTAGTGAATTAACTTATTTAACTTCCGCCAACTCGGTAGTCTTCAACTTAGGCAAGCCGTTGTGGTACATTATTTAAAGGAGAAAACTACAAAATGGGACGTAGTCTTAAAAAAGGACCTTTCGTCGATGAGCATTTGATGAAAAAAGTTGAAGCTCAAGCAAATGACGAAAAGAAAAAAGTAATTAAAACTTGGTCACGTCGTTCAACGATTTTCCCAAGTTTCATCGGATATACAATCGCAGTTTATGATGGACGTAAACATGTACCTGTTTACATTCAAGAAGACATGGTAGGTCACAAACTTGGTGAATTTGCACCAACTCGTACTTACAAAGGTCACGCAGCTGACGACAAGAAAACACGTCGTTAATAGGAGGAGGACACAATGGCAGAAATTACTTCAGCTAAAGCAATGGCTCGTACAGTGCGTGTTTCACCTCGTAAAACACGTTTAGTACTTGATCTTATCCGTGGTAAGAAAGTTGCTGACGCAATCGCAATCTTAAAATTCACTCCAAACAAAGCAGCTCGTGTTATTGAGAAAACTCTTAACTCAGCTATTGCAAATGCAGAAAATAACTTTGGTTTGGAAAAAGCTAACTTGGTAGTATCTGAAACATTCGCAAACGAAGGACCAACAATGAAACGTTTCCGTCCACGTGCGAAAGGTTCAGCATCACCAATCAACAAACGTACAACTCACGTAACTGTAGTTGTAGCAGAAAAATAAGGAGGTAAAATCGTGGGTCAAAAAGTACATCCAATTGGTATGCGTGTCGGTATCATCCGTGACTGGGATGCGAAATGGTATGCTGAAAAAGAATACGCGGATTACCTTCATGAAGATCTTGCAATCCGTAAATTCATTCAAAAAGAATTAGCAGAAGCTTCAGTTTCAACAATTGAAATTGAACGCGCAATTAACAAAGTTATTGTTTCACTACATACTGCTAAACCAGGTATGGTTATCGGTAAAGGTGGAGCGAACGTTGACGCACTACGTGCTCAACTTAATAAATTAACTGGAAAACAAGTGCACATCAACATTATTGAAATCAAATCACCAGATCTTGATGCTCACCTAGTTGGTGAAAACATTGCTCGTCAATTAGAGCAACGTGTTGCTTTCCGTCGTGCACAAAAACAAGCTATCCAACGTACTATGCGTGCCGGAGCTAAAGGAATCAAAACTCAAGTTTCTGGACGTTTGAACGGTGCAGATATCGCTCGTGCTGAAGGTTATTCAGAGGGAACAGTTCCTCTTCATACGCTTCGTGCAGATATCGATTACGCTTGGGAAGAAGCAGATACTACATATGGTAAACTTGGTGTTAAAGTTTGGATTTATCGTGGTGAAGTTCTTCCAGCTCGTAAAAACACTAAAGGAGGCAAATAACATATGTTAGTACCTAAACGTGTTAAACACCGTCGTGAATTCCGTGGGAAAATGCGCGGTGAAGCAAAAGGTGGAAAAGAAGTATCATTTGGTGAATACGGTCTACAAGCTACTACTAGCTCATGGATCACTAACCGTCAAATCGAAGCTGCCCGTATCGCAATGACTCGTTACATGAAACGTGGTGGTAAAGTATGGATTAAAATTTTCCCTCACAAATCTTACACTGCTAAAGCTATCGGGGTTCGTATGGGTTCTGGTAAAGGTGCTCCTGAAGGTTGGGTATCACCAGTTAAGCGTGGTAAAGTAATGTTTGAAATTGCTGGTGTTTCTGAAGAAGTTGCACGCGAAGCTTTCCGTCTTGCTGGCCACAAATTACCAGTTAAAGTAAAATTCGTGAAACGTGAAGCAGAATAAGGAGAAGACATGAAACTTGAAGAAATCAAAAAGTTTGTTGCTGAGCTTCGTGGCTTGTCTCAAGAAGAACTAGCTAAAAAAGAAAACGAACTTAAAAAAGAACTTTTCGACCTTCGTTTCCAAGCTGCAGCTGGTCAACTTGATCAAACTGCTCGCTTAAACGAAGTTAAAAAACAAATTGCACGTGTTAAAACTGTGCAATCTGAAATGAAATAATAGATTGGGAAAGGAGAAATTCTAATAATGGAACGTAATCAACGTAGAACCCTTGTTGGACGTGTTGTATCTGACAAAATGGATAAAACAATTACTGTTATAGTTGAAACAAAACGTAACCACCCAGTCTATGGTAAACGTATCAACTATTCTAAAAAATATAAAGCACATGATGAGAAAAACATCGCTAAAGAAGGCGATATCGTTCGTATCATGGAAACTCGTCCACTATCAGCTACAAAACACTTCCGTCTTGTAGAGGTATTGGAAGAAGCTGTTATTATCTAATCAAACTAAAAGGAGAAAATTGAAATGATTCAACAAGAAACTCGCTTAAAAGTTGCTGATAATAGCGGT
This window encodes:
- the rpsS gene encoding 30S ribosomal protein S19; translation: MGRSLKKGPFVDEHLMKKVEAQANDEKKKVIKTWSRRSTIFPSFIGYTIAVYDGRKHVPVYIQEDMVGHKLGEFAPTRTYKGHAADDKKTRR
- the rpsC gene encoding 30S ribosomal protein S3, producing MGQKVHPIGMRVGIIRDWDAKWYAEKEYADYLHEDLAIRKFIQKELAEASVSTIEIERAINKVIVSLHTAKPGMVIGKGGANVDALRAQLNKLTGKQVHINIIEIKSPDLDAHLVGENIARQLEQRVAFRRAQKQAIQRTMRAGAKGIKTQVSGRLNGADIARAEGYSEGTVPLHTLRADIDYAWEEADTTYGKLGVKVWIYRGEVLPARKNTKGGK
- the rplV gene encoding 50S ribosomal protein L22 codes for the protein MAEITSAKAMARTVRVSPRKTRLVLDLIRGKKVADAIAILKFTPNKAARVIEKTLNSAIANAENNFGLEKANLVVSETFANEGPTMKRFRPRAKGSASPINKRTTHVTVVVAEK
- the rplB gene encoding 50S ribosomal protein L2, coding for MGIKVYKPTTNGRRNMTSLDFAEITTSTPEKSLLVSLKNKAGRNNNGRITVRHQGGGHKRHYRVIDFKRNKDNVEAVVKTIEYDPNRTANIALVHYTDGVKAYIIAPKGLEVGQRIISGPEADIKIGNALPLANIPVGTVIHNIEMKPGKGGELVRAAGASAQVLGQEGKYVLVRLQSGEVRMILGTCRATIGSVGNEQQSLVNIGKAGRNRWKGVRPTVRGSVMNPNDHPHGGGEGKAPVGRKAPSTPWGKPALGLKTRNKKAKSDKLIIRRRNEK
- the rpmC gene encoding 50S ribosomal protein L29, encoding MKLEEIKKFVAELRGLSQEELAKKENELKKELFDLRFQAAAGQLDQTARLNEVKKQIARVKTVQSEMK
- the rplP gene encoding 50S ribosomal protein L16, producing the protein MLVPKRVKHRREFRGKMRGEAKGGKEVSFGEYGLQATTSSWITNRQIEAARIAMTRYMKRGGKVWIKIFPHKSYTAKAIGVRMGSGKGAPEGWVSPVKRGKVMFEIAGVSEEVAREAFRLAGHKLPVKVKFVKREAE
- the rpsQ gene encoding 30S ribosomal protein S17, which produces MERNQRRTLVGRVVSDKMDKTITVIVETKRNHPVYGKRINYSKKYKAHDEKNIAKEGDIVRIMETRPLSATKHFRLVEVLEEAVII